The following are from one region of the Haliaeetus albicilla chromosome 24, bHalAlb1.1, whole genome shotgun sequence genome:
- the HYAL3 gene encoding hyaluronidase-3 isoform X2 produces MVLALALWACLALGTVSGESPAPEPLAGGQPFTVVWNIPTGRCQRRFGVGLPLSDYGIVENQDGRFAGQNITIFYKNKFGLYPYLSQQGIPRNGGIPQRVPLSAHLARVAGDIRLLLQHAFRGLAVVDWEEWRPLWAQNWGAKRIYRVASEQWVRDRHGLLPARRRLRLARREFEQAAQTLMEETLLLGRTLRPRGLWGFYRFPDCLNGNWAKEANYTGQCRPAEVQRNNRLGWLWAASAALYPSIYLPPALPPALRRRYVHHRLREALRVAAFGADGLLPVVAYSRLSFRRSHRFLELADLVHTIGESAALGAAGLVLWGDLSYSHSARRSWRTGNPVPGSQGPHTASLPTHAAQAQGAMPREAGEDGMGRAEGAAPAEPGDPDGSETGAISLRPVESISDLHWASGGQKGAEGNGPAPSSSLRRPPPRPVPPGPPPLLPTLRPVPAASPCPCLSPSHPLLLALLGLLALASLVLATLAIYLSGTWRWAGRGARVGAAGRPGHPSPGCPHPLPAVLQSQSVRALAQWLESQEDAMRQLRAASGQLWARLNASAEPSGHR; encoded by the exons ATGGTGCTGGCGCTGGCGCTCTGGGCCTGCCTGGCGCTGGGTACAGTCAGTGGGGAAAGCCCAGCACCGGAGCCCCTGGCGGGTGGCCAGCCCTTCACTGTGGTGTGGAACATCCCCACCGGCCGCTGCCAGCGCCGCTTCGGCGTggggctgcccctcagtgactaCGGCATCGTGGAGAACCAGGACGGCCGCTTCGCCGGCCAGAACATCACCATCTTCTACAAGAACAAGTTTGGGCTGTACCCCTACCTGTCGCAGCAGGGCATCCCCCGCAACGGGGGCATCCCCCAGCGGGTCCCACTCAGCGCCCACCTCGCCAGGGTGGCCGGGGACATCCGCCTCCTCCTGCAACATGCTTTCCGCGGCCTGGCCGTGGTGGACTGGGAGGAGTGGAGGCCCCTCTGGGCCCAGAACTGGGGGGCCAAGCGGATCTACCGGGTGGCCTCGGAGCAGTGGGTACGGGACCGGCACGGCCTCCTGCCGGCacggcggcggctccggctgGCCCGGCGGGAGTTTGAGCAGGCGGCGCAGACTCTGATGGAGGAGACCCTGCTGCTGGGACGGACCCTGCGCCCGAGGGGGCTCTGGGGTTTCTACCGCTTCCCCGACTGCCTCAACGGCAACTGGGCCAAGGAGGCCAACTACACCGGGCAGTGCCGGCCGGCGGAGGTGCAGCGCAACAACCGTCTGGGCTGGCTCTGGGCCGCCTCGGCAGCCCTCTACCCCAGCATCTACCTGCCGCcggcgctgccgcccgcccTGCGCCGCCGCTACGTGCACCACCGGCTGCGCGAGGCCCTGCGCGTGGCCGCCTTCGGGGCCGACGGCCTCCTGCCCGTGGTCGCCTACTCCCGCCTCTCCTTCCGCCGCTCACACAGATTCCTGGAGCTG GCTGACCTGGTGCACACCATCGGTGAGAGCGCGGCGCTGGGTGCGGCCGGACTCGTGCTCTGGGGAGACCTGTCGTACTCCCACTCGGCT CGGCGCAGTTGGCGCACTGGGAACCCAGTGCCCGGCTCCCAGGGGCCCCACACTGCCTCGCTGCCCACTCACGCTGCCCAGGCACAGGGAGCCAtgcccagggaggctggagaAG ACGGCATGGGAAGGGCCGAGGGTGCCGCGCCGGCAGAGCCTGGGGACCCCGATGGCAGCGAGACGGGAGCCATCAGCCTGCGCCCCGTGGAGTCCATCAGCGACCTGCACTGGGCCTCGGGCGGGCAGAAGGGTGCCGAGG GCAACGGCCCGGCTCCCTCCAGCAGCCTGCGCAGGCCCCCGCCTCGCCCCgtgccccccggccccccgccgctcCTGCCCACCCTGCGACCCgtgcctgctgccagcccctgcccctgcctcagccccagccaccccctgctcctggccctgctgggGCTCCTGGCCCTGGCGAGCCTGGTCCTGGCCACGCTGGCCATCTACCTGAGTGGTACGTGGCGCTGGGCAGGGCGGGGGGCCAGGGTGGGGGCTGCGGGAAGGCCGGGCCACCCATCCCCAGGTTGTCCCCATCCTCTCCCCGCAGTCCTGCAGAGCCAGTCGGTGCGGGCGCTGGCCCAGTGGCTGGAGAGCCAGGAGGACGCCATGCGCCAGCTGCGGGCAGCCAGCGGGCAGCTCTGGGCTCGCCTCAACGCCAGCGCCGAGCCCAGCGGGCACCGGTGA
- the HYAL3 gene encoding hyaluronidase-3 isoform X5 — protein sequence MVLALALWACLALGTVSGESPAPEPLAGGQPFTVVWNIPTGRCQRRFGVGLPLSDYGIVENQDGRFAGQNITIFYKNKFGLYPYLSQQGIPRNGGIPQRVPLSAHLARVAGDIRLLLQHAFRGLAVVDWEEWRPLWAQNWGAKRIYRVASEQWVRDRHGLLPARRRLRLARREFEQAAQTLMEETLLLGRTLRPRGLWGFYRFPDCLNGNWAKEANYTGQCRPAEVQRNNRLGWLWAASAALYPSIYLPPALPPALRRRYVHHRLREALRVAAFGADGLLPVVAYSRLSFRRSHRFLELADLVHTIGESAALGAAGLVLWGDLSYSHSAESCASLRHYLTSTLGPYVANVMAAARECSHGQCHGHGRCVRRQPHDLGSLLHLGPSASPPASFRCHCYRGWTGKGCAQRVQTGPAASCLAPTHAHGLYGQNDLPPSDTCLPRGTWGW from the exons ATGGTGCTGGCGCTGGCGCTCTGGGCCTGCCTGGCGCTGGGTACAGTCAGTGGGGAAAGCCCAGCACCGGAGCCCCTGGCGGGTGGCCAGCCCTTCACTGTGGTGTGGAACATCCCCACCGGCCGCTGCCAGCGCCGCTTCGGCGTggggctgcccctcagtgactaCGGCATCGTGGAGAACCAGGACGGCCGCTTCGCCGGCCAGAACATCACCATCTTCTACAAGAACAAGTTTGGGCTGTACCCCTACCTGTCGCAGCAGGGCATCCCCCGCAACGGGGGCATCCCCCAGCGGGTCCCACTCAGCGCCCACCTCGCCAGGGTGGCCGGGGACATCCGCCTCCTCCTGCAACATGCTTTCCGCGGCCTGGCCGTGGTGGACTGGGAGGAGTGGAGGCCCCTCTGGGCCCAGAACTGGGGGGCCAAGCGGATCTACCGGGTGGCCTCGGAGCAGTGGGTACGGGACCGGCACGGCCTCCTGCCGGCacggcggcggctccggctgGCCCGGCGGGAGTTTGAGCAGGCGGCGCAGACTCTGATGGAGGAGACCCTGCTGCTGGGACGGACCCTGCGCCCGAGGGGGCTCTGGGGTTTCTACCGCTTCCCCGACTGCCTCAACGGCAACTGGGCCAAGGAGGCCAACTACACCGGGCAGTGCCGGCCGGCGGAGGTGCAGCGCAACAACCGTCTGGGCTGGCTCTGGGCCGCCTCGGCAGCCCTCTACCCCAGCATCTACCTGCCGCcggcgctgccgcccgcccTGCGCCGCCGCTACGTGCACCACCGGCTGCGCGAGGCCCTGCGCGTGGCCGCCTTCGGGGCCGACGGCCTCCTGCCCGTGGTCGCCTACTCCCGCCTCTCCTTCCGCCGCTCACACAGATTCCTGGAGCTG GCTGACCTGGTGCACACCATCGGTGAGAGCGCGGCGCTGGGTGCGGCCGGACTCGTGCTCTGGGGAGACCTGTCGTACTCCCACTCGGCT GAGAGCTGTGCCAGCCTGCGCCACTACCTCACATCCACCCTGGGTCCCTACGTGGCCAACGTGATGGCAGCAGCCCGGGAGTGCAGCCACGGGCAGTGCCACGGGCATGGGCGCTGCGTGCGCCGGCAGCCCCATGACCTGGGCAGCCTCCTGCACCTTGGCCCCAGCGCCAGCCCACCGGCCTCTTTCCGCTGCCACTGCTACCGCGGCTGGACCGGCAAGGGCTGTGCCCAGCGGGTCCAGACtggccctgctgcctcctgcttggCACCCACCCACGCTCATGGCCTCTACGGGCAGAATGATCTCCCACCCTCCGACACCTGCCTGCCACGGGGCACGTGGGGCTGGTGA
- the HYAL3 gene encoding hyaluronidase-3 isoform X1, translating into MVLALALWACLALGTVSGESPAPEPLAGGQPFTVVWNIPTGRCQRRFGVGLPLSDYGIVENQDGRFAGQNITIFYKNKFGLYPYLSQQGIPRNGGIPQRVPLSAHLARVAGDIRLLLQHAFRGLAVVDWEEWRPLWAQNWGAKRIYRVASEQWVRDRHGLLPARRRLRLARREFEQAAQTLMEETLLLGRTLRPRGLWGFYRFPDCLNGNWAKEANYTGQCRPAEVQRNNRLGWLWAASAALYPSIYLPPALPPALRRRYVHHRLREALRVAAFGADGLLPVVAYSRLSFRRSHRFLELADLVHTIGESAALGAAGLVLWGDLSYSHSARRSWRTGNPVPGSQGPHTASLPTHAAQAQGAMPREAGEADGMGRAEGAAPAEPGDPDGSETGAISLRPVESISDLHWASGGQKGAEGNGPAPSSSLRRPPPRPVPPGPPPLLPTLRPVPAASPCPCLSPSHPLLLALLGLLALASLVLATLAIYLSGTWRWAGRGARVGAAGRPGHPSPGCPHPLPAVLQSQSVRALAQWLESQEDAMRQLRAASGQLWARLNASAEPSGHR; encoded by the exons ATGGTGCTGGCGCTGGCGCTCTGGGCCTGCCTGGCGCTGGGTACAGTCAGTGGGGAAAGCCCAGCACCGGAGCCCCTGGCGGGTGGCCAGCCCTTCACTGTGGTGTGGAACATCCCCACCGGCCGCTGCCAGCGCCGCTTCGGCGTggggctgcccctcagtgactaCGGCATCGTGGAGAACCAGGACGGCCGCTTCGCCGGCCAGAACATCACCATCTTCTACAAGAACAAGTTTGGGCTGTACCCCTACCTGTCGCAGCAGGGCATCCCCCGCAACGGGGGCATCCCCCAGCGGGTCCCACTCAGCGCCCACCTCGCCAGGGTGGCCGGGGACATCCGCCTCCTCCTGCAACATGCTTTCCGCGGCCTGGCCGTGGTGGACTGGGAGGAGTGGAGGCCCCTCTGGGCCCAGAACTGGGGGGCCAAGCGGATCTACCGGGTGGCCTCGGAGCAGTGGGTACGGGACCGGCACGGCCTCCTGCCGGCacggcggcggctccggctgGCCCGGCGGGAGTTTGAGCAGGCGGCGCAGACTCTGATGGAGGAGACCCTGCTGCTGGGACGGACCCTGCGCCCGAGGGGGCTCTGGGGTTTCTACCGCTTCCCCGACTGCCTCAACGGCAACTGGGCCAAGGAGGCCAACTACACCGGGCAGTGCCGGCCGGCGGAGGTGCAGCGCAACAACCGTCTGGGCTGGCTCTGGGCCGCCTCGGCAGCCCTCTACCCCAGCATCTACCTGCCGCcggcgctgccgcccgcccTGCGCCGCCGCTACGTGCACCACCGGCTGCGCGAGGCCCTGCGCGTGGCCGCCTTCGGGGCCGACGGCCTCCTGCCCGTGGTCGCCTACTCCCGCCTCTCCTTCCGCCGCTCACACAGATTCCTGGAGCTG GCTGACCTGGTGCACACCATCGGTGAGAGCGCGGCGCTGGGTGCGGCCGGACTCGTGCTCTGGGGAGACCTGTCGTACTCCCACTCGGCT CGGCGCAGTTGGCGCACTGGGAACCCAGTGCCCGGCTCCCAGGGGCCCCACACTGCCTCGCTGCCCACTCACGCTGCCCAGGCACAGGGAGCCAtgcccagggaggctggagaAG CAGACGGCATGGGAAGGGCCGAGGGTGCCGCGCCGGCAGAGCCTGGGGACCCCGATGGCAGCGAGACGGGAGCCATCAGCCTGCGCCCCGTGGAGTCCATCAGCGACCTGCACTGGGCCTCGGGCGGGCAGAAGGGTGCCGAGG GCAACGGCCCGGCTCCCTCCAGCAGCCTGCGCAGGCCCCCGCCTCGCCCCgtgccccccggccccccgccgctcCTGCCCACCCTGCGACCCgtgcctgctgccagcccctgcccctgcctcagccccagccaccccctgctcctggccctgctgggGCTCCTGGCCCTGGCGAGCCTGGTCCTGGCCACGCTGGCCATCTACCTGAGTGGTACGTGGCGCTGGGCAGGGCGGGGGGCCAGGGTGGGGGCTGCGGGAAGGCCGGGCCACCCATCCCCAGGTTGTCCCCATCCTCTCCCCGCAGTCCTGCAGAGCCAGTCGGTGCGGGCGCTGGCCCAGTGGCTGGAGAGCCAGGAGGACGCCATGCGCCAGCTGCGGGCAGCCAGCGGGCAGCTCTGGGCTCGCCTCAACGCCAGCGCCGAGCCCAGCGGGCACCGGTGA
- the HYAL3 gene encoding hyaluronidase-3 isoform X4, translated as MVLALALWACLALGTVSGESPAPEPLAGGQPFTVVWNIPTGRCQRRFGVGLPLSDYGIVENQDGRFAGQNITIFYKNKFGLYPYLSQQGIPRNGGIPQRVPLSAHLARVAGDIRLLLQHAFRGLAVVDWEEWRPLWAQNWGAKRIYRVASEQWVRDRHGLLPARRRLRLARREFEQAAQTLMEETLLLGRTLRPRGLWGFYRFPDCLNGNWAKEANYTGQCRPAEVQRNNRLGWLWAASAALYPSIYLPPALPPALRRRYVHHRLREALRVAAFGADGLLPVVAYSRLSFRRSHRFLELADLVHTIGESAALGAAGLVLWGDLSYSHSARRSWRTGNPVPGSQGPHTASLPTHAAQAQGAMPREAGEDGMGRAEGAAPAEPGDPDGSETGAISLRPVESISDLHWASGGQKGAEGNGPAPSSSLRRPPPRPVPPGPPPLLPTLRPVPAASPCPCLSPSHPLLLALLGLLALASLVLATLAIYLSVLQSQSVRALAQWLESQEDAMRQLRAASGQLWARLNASAEPSGHR; from the exons ATGGTGCTGGCGCTGGCGCTCTGGGCCTGCCTGGCGCTGGGTACAGTCAGTGGGGAAAGCCCAGCACCGGAGCCCCTGGCGGGTGGCCAGCCCTTCACTGTGGTGTGGAACATCCCCACCGGCCGCTGCCAGCGCCGCTTCGGCGTggggctgcccctcagtgactaCGGCATCGTGGAGAACCAGGACGGCCGCTTCGCCGGCCAGAACATCACCATCTTCTACAAGAACAAGTTTGGGCTGTACCCCTACCTGTCGCAGCAGGGCATCCCCCGCAACGGGGGCATCCCCCAGCGGGTCCCACTCAGCGCCCACCTCGCCAGGGTGGCCGGGGACATCCGCCTCCTCCTGCAACATGCTTTCCGCGGCCTGGCCGTGGTGGACTGGGAGGAGTGGAGGCCCCTCTGGGCCCAGAACTGGGGGGCCAAGCGGATCTACCGGGTGGCCTCGGAGCAGTGGGTACGGGACCGGCACGGCCTCCTGCCGGCacggcggcggctccggctgGCCCGGCGGGAGTTTGAGCAGGCGGCGCAGACTCTGATGGAGGAGACCCTGCTGCTGGGACGGACCCTGCGCCCGAGGGGGCTCTGGGGTTTCTACCGCTTCCCCGACTGCCTCAACGGCAACTGGGCCAAGGAGGCCAACTACACCGGGCAGTGCCGGCCGGCGGAGGTGCAGCGCAACAACCGTCTGGGCTGGCTCTGGGCCGCCTCGGCAGCCCTCTACCCCAGCATCTACCTGCCGCcggcgctgccgcccgcccTGCGCCGCCGCTACGTGCACCACCGGCTGCGCGAGGCCCTGCGCGTGGCCGCCTTCGGGGCCGACGGCCTCCTGCCCGTGGTCGCCTACTCCCGCCTCTCCTTCCGCCGCTCACACAGATTCCTGGAGCTG GCTGACCTGGTGCACACCATCGGTGAGAGCGCGGCGCTGGGTGCGGCCGGACTCGTGCTCTGGGGAGACCTGTCGTACTCCCACTCGGCT CGGCGCAGTTGGCGCACTGGGAACCCAGTGCCCGGCTCCCAGGGGCCCCACACTGCCTCGCTGCCCACTCACGCTGCCCAGGCACAGGGAGCCAtgcccagggaggctggagaAG ACGGCATGGGAAGGGCCGAGGGTGCCGCGCCGGCAGAGCCTGGGGACCCCGATGGCAGCGAGACGGGAGCCATCAGCCTGCGCCCCGTGGAGTCCATCAGCGACCTGCACTGGGCCTCGGGCGGGCAGAAGGGTGCCGAGG GCAACGGCCCGGCTCCCTCCAGCAGCCTGCGCAGGCCCCCGCCTCGCCCCgtgccccccggccccccgccgctcCTGCCCACCCTGCGACCCgtgcctgctgccagcccctgcccctgcctcagccccagccaccccctgctcctggccctgctgggGCTCCTGGCCCTGGCGAGCCTGGTCCTGGCCACGCTGGCCATCTACCTGAGTG TCCTGCAGAGCCAGTCGGTGCGGGCGCTGGCCCAGTGGCTGGAGAGCCAGGAGGACGCCATGCGCCAGCTGCGGGCAGCCAGCGGGCAGCTCTGGGCTCGCCTCAACGCCAGCGCCGAGCCCAGCGGGCACCGGTGA
- the HYAL3 gene encoding hyaluronidase-3 isoform X3, protein MVLALALWACLALGTVSGESPAPEPLAGGQPFTVVWNIPTGRCQRRFGVGLPLSDYGIVENQDGRFAGQNITIFYKNKFGLYPYLSQQGIPRNGGIPQRVPLSAHLARVAGDIRLLLQHAFRGLAVVDWEEWRPLWAQNWGAKRIYRVASEQWVRDRHGLLPARRRLRLARREFEQAAQTLMEETLLLGRTLRPRGLWGFYRFPDCLNGNWAKEANYTGQCRPAEVQRNNRLGWLWAASAALYPSIYLPPALPPALRRRYVHHRLREALRVAAFGADGLLPVVAYSRLSFRRSHRFLELADLVHTIGESAALGAAGLVLWGDLSYSHSARRSWRTGNPVPGSQGPHTASLPTHAAQAQGAMPREAGEADGMGRAEGAAPAEPGDPDGSETGAISLRPVESISDLHWASGGQKGAEGNGPAPSSSLRRPPPRPVPPGPPPLLPTLRPVPAASPCPCLSPSHPLLLALLGLLALASLVLATLAIYLSVLQSQSVRALAQWLESQEDAMRQLRAASGQLWARLNASAEPSGHR, encoded by the exons ATGGTGCTGGCGCTGGCGCTCTGGGCCTGCCTGGCGCTGGGTACAGTCAGTGGGGAAAGCCCAGCACCGGAGCCCCTGGCGGGTGGCCAGCCCTTCACTGTGGTGTGGAACATCCCCACCGGCCGCTGCCAGCGCCGCTTCGGCGTggggctgcccctcagtgactaCGGCATCGTGGAGAACCAGGACGGCCGCTTCGCCGGCCAGAACATCACCATCTTCTACAAGAACAAGTTTGGGCTGTACCCCTACCTGTCGCAGCAGGGCATCCCCCGCAACGGGGGCATCCCCCAGCGGGTCCCACTCAGCGCCCACCTCGCCAGGGTGGCCGGGGACATCCGCCTCCTCCTGCAACATGCTTTCCGCGGCCTGGCCGTGGTGGACTGGGAGGAGTGGAGGCCCCTCTGGGCCCAGAACTGGGGGGCCAAGCGGATCTACCGGGTGGCCTCGGAGCAGTGGGTACGGGACCGGCACGGCCTCCTGCCGGCacggcggcggctccggctgGCCCGGCGGGAGTTTGAGCAGGCGGCGCAGACTCTGATGGAGGAGACCCTGCTGCTGGGACGGACCCTGCGCCCGAGGGGGCTCTGGGGTTTCTACCGCTTCCCCGACTGCCTCAACGGCAACTGGGCCAAGGAGGCCAACTACACCGGGCAGTGCCGGCCGGCGGAGGTGCAGCGCAACAACCGTCTGGGCTGGCTCTGGGCCGCCTCGGCAGCCCTCTACCCCAGCATCTACCTGCCGCcggcgctgccgcccgcccTGCGCCGCCGCTACGTGCACCACCGGCTGCGCGAGGCCCTGCGCGTGGCCGCCTTCGGGGCCGACGGCCTCCTGCCCGTGGTCGCCTACTCCCGCCTCTCCTTCCGCCGCTCACACAGATTCCTGGAGCTG GCTGACCTGGTGCACACCATCGGTGAGAGCGCGGCGCTGGGTGCGGCCGGACTCGTGCTCTGGGGAGACCTGTCGTACTCCCACTCGGCT CGGCGCAGTTGGCGCACTGGGAACCCAGTGCCCGGCTCCCAGGGGCCCCACACTGCCTCGCTGCCCACTCACGCTGCCCAGGCACAGGGAGCCAtgcccagggaggctggagaAG CAGACGGCATGGGAAGGGCCGAGGGTGCCGCGCCGGCAGAGCCTGGGGACCCCGATGGCAGCGAGACGGGAGCCATCAGCCTGCGCCCCGTGGAGTCCATCAGCGACCTGCACTGGGCCTCGGGCGGGCAGAAGGGTGCCGAGG GCAACGGCCCGGCTCCCTCCAGCAGCCTGCGCAGGCCCCCGCCTCGCCCCgtgccccccggccccccgccgctcCTGCCCACCCTGCGACCCgtgcctgctgccagcccctgcccctgcctcagccccagccaccccctgctcctggccctgctgggGCTCCTGGCCCTGGCGAGCCTGGTCCTGGCCACGCTGGCCATCTACCTGAGTG TCCTGCAGAGCCAGTCGGTGCGGGCGCTGGCCCAGTGGCTGGAGAGCCAGGAGGACGCCATGCGCCAGCTGCGGGCAGCCAGCGGGCAGCTCTGGGCTCGCCTCAACGCCAGCGCCGAGCCCAGCGGGCACCGGTGA